The following coding sequences are from one Methanooceanicella nereidis window:
- a CDS encoding ATPase: MVDGLIAIGAGLAVGLAGIGTGLSQGPIGAAAVGAVAEDRSFFGMGIIFVALPETIVIFGLVIAILLMFL, from the coding sequence ATGGTTGATGGATTAATCGCAATTGGTGCAGGATTAGCAGTCGGACTCGCAGGCATTGGTACCGGTCTCTCTCAGGGCCCTATCGGTGCAGCAGCAGTAGGCGCAGTCGCTGAGGACCGCTCATTCTTCGGTATGGGTATTATCTTCGTGGCGCTGCCGGAAACCATCGTCATCTTCGGTCTGGTCATTGCAATCCTGTTGATGTTCCTGTAA